One window from the genome of Candidatus Didemnitutus sp. encodes:
- a CDS encoding CoF synthetase: MSTPAFANSTDSLGEVDDCRLPATLENEIRAIYARSPLYAERFPLHREALQWSCYREIPPLTKQEIVQRGHTAFFADYREIERGFAQKKFEYEHTSGTTSGPMTVVMEDGWWNAQTRRAYLAHPVLAQYVDRPYRKCVLAPVGCSSNLCPYEDHPFPHRYFDGTVYLNLSSDPFAFPEGEWERIVRELQAVQPEVLEGEPVYLSLLARALKRRHIAVPSVKTVILTYGKASLQHSRRIAETFPGAAQVDLYGSTEAGYLFVGDAFRDNLRVVEANCFIELAPWRAESDPDAFQIYVTTRDRVAMPLLRYHTGDIVRRTATGYRILGREKDLHTRGDGVVVSAFEVDQVMPAEFQCWHWSLVQVSEQRWELQYVADAVAPDGFAEKIAAVLGDGARVTLFRRKFIQPAASGKFALLKPLAK; encoded by the coding sequence GTGTCCACGCCCGCGTTCGCCAACTCGACCGACTCGCTCGGCGAGGTGGATGACTGTCGCCTCCCGGCGACGCTCGAAAACGAAATCCGCGCGATCTACGCGCGCAGCCCACTCTACGCGGAGCGTTTCCCGCTGCACCGCGAAGCGTTGCAGTGGTCGTGCTATCGCGAGATCCCGCCGCTGACGAAACAGGAGATCGTGCAGCGCGGGCACACGGCGTTCTTCGCGGACTATCGCGAGATCGAGCGGGGATTCGCGCAGAAAAAATTCGAATACGAGCACACCTCGGGCACGACGAGCGGGCCGATGACGGTCGTGATGGAAGATGGCTGGTGGAACGCGCAGACGCGCCGCGCCTATCTCGCACATCCGGTGCTGGCGCAGTATGTCGACCGGCCGTATCGCAAGTGCGTCCTCGCGCCGGTCGGCTGCTCGAGTAATCTCTGCCCTTACGAGGACCATCCGTTTCCGCACCGGTATTTCGACGGCACGGTCTACCTCAATCTCTCGAGCGATCCGTTCGCGTTCCCCGAGGGCGAATGGGAGCGCATCGTGCGCGAGTTGCAGGCGGTGCAGCCGGAGGTGCTCGAGGGTGAGCCGGTTTATCTCTCGCTGCTCGCGCGCGCGCTGAAGCGCCGGCACATCGCGGTGCCGAGCGTGAAGACGGTGATTCTCACCTACGGCAAGGCGAGCCTGCAGCACAGCCGGCGCATCGCGGAAACGTTCCCGGGCGCGGCGCAGGTCGATCTCTACGGCTCGACCGAGGCGGGTTATCTTTTCGTGGGCGATGCGTTCCGTGATAACCTGCGGGTGGTCGAGGCGAACTGTTTCATCGAGCTCGCGCCGTGGCGCGCGGAGTCGGATCCGGACGCGTTTCAGATCTACGTGACGACGCGCGATCGCGTGGCGATGCCGCTGTTGCGTTATCACACGGGCGACATCGTGCGGCGCACGGCGACGGGCTACCGGATTCTCGGACGCGAGAAGGATCTGCACACGCGCGGCGATGGCGTCGTCGTGTCGGCGTTCGAGGTCGATCAGGTGATGCCGGCGGAGTTCCAGTGCTGGCACTGGAGTCTCGTGCAGGTCTCGGAGCAGCGGTGGGAGTTGCAGTATGTCGCCGATGCGGTGGCGCCGGACGGTTTTGCGGAGAAGATCGCCGCGGTGCTCGGCGACGGGGCGCGCGTGACGTTGTTCCGCCGCAAGTTCATCCAGCCGGCGGCGAGCGGGAAATTCGCGCTGCTGAAGCCGCTTGCAAAATAG
- a CDS encoding PEP-CTERM sorting domain-containing protein (PEP-CTERM proteins occur, often in large numbers, in the proteomes of bacteria that also encode an exosortase, a predicted intramembrane cysteine proteinase. The presence of a PEP-CTERM domain at a protein's C-terminus predicts cleavage within the sorting domain, followed by covalent anchoring to some some component of the (usually Gram-negative) cell surface. Many PEP-CTERM proteins exhibit an unusual sequence composition that includes large numbers of potential glycosylation sites. Expression of one such protein has been shown restore the ability of a bacterium to form floc, a type of biofilm.), whose product MEFSRPPLRLRRALCASLVAGALALRAIGQVAVTAVDYGTTVDTTNRTAGNITYNNTYTPVEYISSSLGTYNFNGPLASAVNFRRNTGAGNPNNSTVFYQYSSTSGGSATVLGKGDTTPTLSEVMLSNDLSQGLRNPFANGSGSTNSNIERIDFYFAGGYTVQEGDAVVFFDLENVGNFGDGFRIAAFTSVGTVNGATNAPTTYANTGLLIQPDTFGNPVATPDGSNAKYLRSTTTNGDNLASGQSIATLDTNSGTPNSSDLYLVGILIRFTDLGLSVGQTIYGYSLMAGDVTASTASDLVNWNNSGVYRTDTDPTTWGNMDFMGFGAQISRPVPEPSTYGALLLGAGLAIFGLRRWRAQSGKPAAL is encoded by the coding sequence ATGGAATTCAGCCGCCCGCCTCTCCGCCTTCGCCGCGCCCTCTGCGCGAGCTTGGTCGCGGGCGCGCTCGCTCTCCGCGCCATCGGACAGGTTGCGGTGACCGCCGTCGATTACGGCACCACGGTCGACACGACGAATCGCACCGCCGGCAACATCACCTACAACAACACCTACACGCCCGTCGAATACATCTCCAGTTCGCTCGGCACCTACAACTTCAACGGCCCGCTCGCCAGCGCCGTGAACTTCCGCCGCAACACCGGCGCCGGCAATCCGAACAACTCGACCGTCTTCTACCAATACTCGTCCACCAGCGGCGGCAGCGCCACCGTGCTCGGCAAAGGCGACACCACACCAACGCTTTCCGAGGTCATGCTCAGCAACGACCTCTCGCAAGGCCTCCGCAACCCCTTCGCGAACGGCTCTGGCTCCACCAACTCGAACATCGAGCGCATCGATTTCTACTTCGCCGGCGGCTACACCGTGCAGGAGGGCGACGCCGTCGTCTTCTTCGACCTGGAAAACGTCGGCAATTTCGGCGACGGCTTCCGCATCGCCGCCTTCACGTCCGTCGGCACCGTCAACGGCGCCACCAACGCGCCCACCACCTACGCGAACACCGGCCTGCTCATCCAGCCCGATACTTTCGGCAATCCCGTCGCCACGCCCGACGGCTCCAACGCCAAATACCTCCGCTCCACCACCACCAACGGCGACAACCTCGCCAGCGGCCAATCCATCGCCACGCTCGACACCAACAGCGGCACGCCGAACAGCAGCGACCTCTACCTCGTCGGCATTCTCATCCGCTTCACCGACCTCGGCCTCTCCGTCGGCCAGACCATCTACGGCTACTCCCTCATGGCCGGCGACGTCACCGCCAGCACCGCGTCCGATCTCGTGAATTGGAACAACAGCGGCGTCTACCGCACGGACACCGACCCGACCACGTGGGGCAACATGGATTTCATGGGCTTTGGCGCACAAATCTCCCGTCCCGTCCCCGAGCCCTCGACCTACGGCGCCCTTCTCCTCGGCGCCGGCCTCGCGATTTTCGGCCTCCGTCGCTGGCGCGCCCAGTCCGGTAAACCGGCCGCGCTCTGA